Proteins co-encoded in one Leptospira levettii genomic window:
- a CDS encoding NADase-type glycan-binding domain-containing protein, producing MDLFFYTQNKMFPFDSSRNVGKKFKVPIFFHHVYTFVPILLLVFLIHCKASEKQLDYEKTQSVGQVSPEEPWRFSPEFALDEKYGTAFCANAKEIGSGFTLFLSNQTKFTALQLLNGYHRSVNDLKSNDMIKKLRVSSFWMEKNDSKNQFKLDRTKDVELSKAKFGKQGLQVLDLDSTFEGNVIRFEILETYGLGSTSRVCLSEVKMGEMIKDSFSASPWVSFDKIKLAISQFVKAERHAYGFKQLVLANEKGTILFYDQGTVLPVFFKPDQTFSFSEMYGEGDPTSFLPSLIGTYTILQATEEGLEINLSYFDQGGIERNISWIFKRAEVGDEDYENFKTKLGTKFSEVYQPKTHFLFVLKEKETGRTFYHYELPIPK from the coding sequence ATGGATCTCTTTTTTTATACTCAAAACAAAATGTTTCCGTTTGATTCATCTCGAAACGTTGGGAAAAAGTTCAAAGTACCAATTTTTTTCCATCATGTTTATACATTCGTTCCTATCCTTCTTCTCGTTTTCCTGATTCATTGTAAAGCTTCGGAAAAACAATTGGATTACGAGAAAACCCAAAGTGTTGGCCAAGTGAGTCCCGAAGAACCTTGGAGGTTTAGCCCTGAATTTGCGTTGGATGAAAAATATGGGACTGCATTTTGTGCAAATGCAAAAGAGATAGGATCTGGATTTACTTTATTTTTATCAAACCAAACGAAATTTACAGCATTGCAATTGTTAAATGGATACCATCGTTCTGTAAATGATCTAAAGTCCAATGATATGATTAAAAAACTGAGAGTTTCATCGTTTTGGATGGAGAAAAACGACTCTAAAAATCAGTTTAAACTCGACCGAACCAAAGATGTTGAACTTTCCAAGGCAAAATTTGGGAAACAAGGTCTACAAGTTTTGGATTTAGATTCTACATTCGAAGGGAATGTGATTCGTTTTGAGATTTTAGAGACTTATGGACTTGGTAGTACTAGTCGTGTTTGTCTCTCGGAAGTCAAAATGGGAGAGATGATTAAAGATAGTTTTTCTGCATCACCTTGGGTGTCCTTTGATAAAATCAAATTGGCCATTTCTCAATTTGTTAAGGCGGAACGACATGCATATGGTTTCAAACAATTAGTTTTGGCGAACGAAAAGGGTACAATCTTATTTTACGACCAAGGAACTGTTTTACCTGTTTTTTTTAAACCAGACCAAACCTTTAGTTTTTCTGAGATGTATGGGGAAGGTGACCCAACTAGTTTTTTACCATCACTCATTGGCACTTACACAATCTTACAAGCAACAGAGGAAGGGTTAGAAATCAATCTCAGTTATTTTGACCAAGGTGGGATTGAAAGGAATATATCTTGGATCTTCAAACGAGCGGAAGTTGGTGATGAAGATTATGAAAATTTTAAGACAAAACTAGGAACGAAGTTTTCAGAAGTTTACCAACCCAAAACCCATTTTCTCTTTGTATTGAAGGAAAAAGAAACGGGAAGAACCTTTTATCATTATGAGTTGCCCATTCCGAAATAA
- a CDS encoding glycerol-3-phosphate dehydrogenase/oxidase, whose translation MNHLDERKQTLKHLESTQYDILILGGGATGSGTALDASLRGYKVALLEKGDFSQGTSSRSTKLIHGGVRYLAQFHFKLIYEALSERKRLLINAPHLVKPLPFVLPTYVWWEKPFYSIGLTMYDLLAGKSIVPGHERISKATALDYFASLKKENLKGGISYYDAQFNDARLNVTTIRAAKENGADIVSRIEVTSFLKDTNGKIIGVTAKDSLTKKVVSIKAKVVANTTGVWIDSLRKLDDPKAENVLAPSQGIHLVFDKEKLPCRTAMIIPKTADGRVVFVIPWEGKVLLGTTDTPIQKIDDEPLPLQSEVEFLLQTGNDYLDTKLTKDDIESVFSGLRPLISTGDKKDTKSISREEAILVSDSGLVTMSGGKWSTFRKMAEDLTDKLISVGNLPSKMNCVTASFAFPGADGYSKHLVAKIQTMYDLPYETAVRLVDSYGGEVPLILGKKPKEIKKGSGYFAEEIKHFVKKEFALSVSDVLSRRWRVVFLDLKLAESLAVPVSNVLGKELGWKETEKKSSLNELLKHIKDLKKTIS comes from the coding sequence ATGAACCATTTAGATGAAAGAAAACAAACGCTAAAACATTTAGAATCAACCCAGTATGATATTTTAATTTTGGGTGGTGGTGCCACCGGTTCCGGTACTGCCCTTGATGCCAGTCTCCGAGGTTACAAAGTAGCCTTATTGGAAAAAGGAGACTTTTCGCAAGGTACAAGTTCCCGATCTACAAAACTCATCCACGGTGGTGTGAGGTACCTTGCCCAATTCCATTTTAAATTAATTTACGAAGCATTATCAGAGCGGAAACGGCTTCTCATCAATGCACCTCACTTAGTCAAACCACTTCCATTTGTTTTACCAACCTATGTTTGGTGGGAAAAACCGTTTTATTCCATTGGTCTTACAATGTATGATCTCCTTGCTGGGAAATCCATTGTCCCAGGCCATGAACGAATTTCGAAAGCAACTGCCCTCGACTACTTTGCCTCCCTCAAAAAAGAAAACTTAAAGGGTGGAATCTCCTACTATGATGCACAGTTCAATGATGCAAGACTCAATGTAACAACCATTCGGGCTGCAAAAGAAAATGGTGCGGACATTGTCTCAAGGATTGAAGTGACATCCTTTTTAAAAGATACAAATGGAAAAATCATTGGTGTCACTGCAAAAGATTCTCTTACCAAAAAGGTTGTCTCCATCAAAGCGAAAGTAGTCGCAAACACAACAGGTGTTTGGATTGATTCTCTCCGTAAACTAGATGATCCAAAAGCAGAGAATGTACTTGCTCCAAGCCAAGGAATCCACCTCGTATTTGACAAAGAGAAACTGCCTTGCCGAACAGCAATGATCATTCCCAAAACAGCTGATGGCAGAGTGGTATTTGTGATCCCTTGGGAAGGGAAAGTACTCCTTGGAACCACTGACACTCCCATCCAAAAAATTGACGATGAGCCACTACCATTACAATCCGAAGTGGAATTTTTACTCCAAACTGGAAATGATTACCTTGATACAAAATTAACAAAAGACGATATCGAATCCGTGTTTAGTGGTTTACGCCCTCTCATATCCACTGGAGACAAAAAGGACACAAAATCCATTTCCAGGGAAGAAGCCATCCTCGTTTCGGATTCTGGTCTTGTGACAATGTCAGGAGGGAAATGGTCCACTTTCCGCAAAATGGCGGAAGACCTCACAGACAAATTAATTTCTGTTGGAAACCTTCCTTCTAAAATGAACTGTGTCACAGCAAGTTTTGCTTTCCCTGGTGCAGATGGGTATAGCAAACATTTGGTGGCAAAGATCCAAACGATGTATGACCTTCCTTATGAGACAGCCGTTCGACTCGTGGATTCTTATGGAGGGGAAGTGCCTCTGATCCTAGGTAAAAAACCAAAAGAAATCAAAAAAGGGTCAGGTTACTTCGCAGAAGAAATCAAACATTTTGTGAAAAAGGAATTTGCACTTTCTGTTTCGGATGTTCTTTCCAGACGATGGAGAGTGGTTTTTCTAGATCTAAAACTGGCAGAGTCACTTGCCGTTCCAGTCAGCAATGTGCTCGGGAAAGAACTCGGATGGAAAGAAACAGAAAAAAAATCCTCATTAAATGAACTTCTCAAACACATCAAGGATTTAAAGAAAACAATTTCCTAA
- the tyrS gene encoding tyrosine--tRNA ligase — translation MKTERELNQELETIRRGTVEIISEGELLEKIKSKPSLTIKAGFDPTAPDLHLGHFVLLRKLKHFQDLGHDVCFMLGDFTAMIGDPTGKSETRKRLSKEEVLENSKTYQTQVFKILDPNKTRILYNSHWCSELKFEDVLVLTSKYTVSRMLERDDFTKRHKAGTPISMIEFLYPLVQGYDSVAMKSDVELGGTDQKFNMLVGRDLQREYGQKPQAVITLPLLVGLDGVKKMSKSLGNYVGIIEKPIDMYGKIMSISDDLMWNYFELLTDLPMADVEKRKEGIRSKSLHPKEVKTELALLIMDQLHAKEENLKAVEEWTAIHNTKNRALPDEIPTESLDSSYFAEKPPLLVYVLSQLKFIPSVSEGRRLVQAGGLYLDEEKITDPGLVLEQGKEYLIRQGKKGKFLKIKT, via the coding sequence ATGAAAACTGAAAGAGAATTGAACCAAGAATTAGAAACCATCCGCCGAGGCACTGTCGAAATCATCAGTGAAGGGGAACTTTTAGAAAAAATCAAATCCAAACCTTCCTTAACCATCAAAGCAGGATTTGATCCTACGGCACCTGATTTACATTTAGGTCATTTTGTGTTACTGAGAAAACTCAAACATTTCCAAGATTTGGGCCATGATGTTTGTTTTATGCTCGGTGATTTTACGGCGATGATTGGTGATCCTACGGGAAAATCGGAAACACGCAAACGACTCTCCAAAGAAGAGGTATTGGAAAATTCCAAAACCTACCAAACCCAAGTCTTTAAAATTTTGGACCCAAATAAAACTCGTATCCTTTACAATTCACATTGGTGTTCGGAACTAAAATTTGAAGATGTATTGGTTCTGACTTCAAAGTATACAGTTTCCCGAATGTTGGAACGAGATGATTTCACCAAACGCCATAAAGCGGGAACACCCATTTCAATGATAGAGTTTTTATACCCACTTGTACAAGGTTACGATTCCGTTGCAATGAAGTCCGATGTGGAACTTGGAGGAACAGACCAAAAGTTTAATATGCTCGTTGGTCGCGACTTACAAAGAGAATACGGTCAAAAACCACAAGCAGTGATCACCTTGCCGCTCTTAGTGGGGCTTGATGGTGTGAAAAAAATGTCCAAGTCTCTTGGTAATTATGTGGGCATCATTGAAAAACCCATCGACATGTATGGTAAAATCATGTCTATCTCTGACGATTTGATGTGGAATTATTTTGAACTACTGACTGACCTTCCGATGGCAGATGTGGAAAAACGGAAAGAAGGGATTCGTTCCAAATCCCTTCACCCGAAAGAAGTGAAAACGGAACTCGCACTTCTCATCATGGACCAACTCCATGCAAAAGAAGAGAACCTGAAAGCTGTGGAAGAGTGGACAGCAATCCATAATACCAAAAACAGAGCACTCCCAGACGAAATACCAACCGAAAGTTTGGACTCCAGTTATTTTGCGGAAAAACCACCCCTCCTTGTGTATGTATTGTCCCAACTCAAATTCATACCGAGTGTTTCGGAAGGCCGAAGGCTTGTCCAAGCTGGAGGATTGTATTTGGATGAGGAAAAGATAACAGACCCTGGCCTTGTTTTAGAACAGGGGAAAGAATACCTCATCAGGCAAGGTAAAAAAGGGAAATTTTTAAAGATCAAAACCTAA
- a CDS encoding polysaccharide deacetylase family protein has product MSLDPTNEEKEIQDIVHELSKDIEKDRLFAKKLRRFAFISALSFVGLTVFVLLSYMLYLSLSVTKLESEVKEKDRSLRELEQSLFSLMYQEQLREENALAGDTEPDTELAKQVEENIEFLKEVSQNTKGRNILRGNESQKEIALTFDLATGEELPVLYNYIKEHKIKVTLFLSNERPSDINGSFFVRQNLDYIKRMAKTGAVEFGNHTWSHFNYQRSVTETSLKKRMVLEYLSKSVLDLPRMAEELKRVEDTFYSLTKQELKKYYRLPYGALSQLILDAHASLGYTDHIMWSNNAKGSLDLPDYISKQFLYKKTSKGKKEVVKNPHYKTGEETLTFLDNWEKADPNGMNGAIILMHLGGPRKFDKLIYILPTFIERMKEKGYKFVTLSEVLNDKKD; this is encoded by the coding sequence ATGTCACTCGATCCGACAAACGAAGAGAAAGAAATCCAGGACATTGTCCATGAACTTTCTAAGGACATAGAAAAGGATCGATTGTTTGCTAAAAAACTCCGTCGTTTTGCCTTTATCTCTGCCTTATCCTTTGTTGGACTTACTGTTTTTGTACTACTTAGTTATATGCTCTATTTGAGCCTCAGTGTCACAAAACTCGAATCTGAAGTAAAAGAAAAAGACCGAAGTTTAAGAGAATTGGAACAGTCTCTTTTTTCTTTGATGTACCAAGAACAACTCAGGGAAGAGAATGCTCTGGCAGGGGACACCGAACCTGATACCGAACTTGCCAAACAAGTCGAAGAAAATATCGAGTTTTTAAAGGAAGTAAGTCAAAATACCAAAGGTCGTAACATCTTACGTGGGAATGAATCTCAAAAGGAAATTGCGTTGACCTTTGACTTGGCAACTGGCGAAGAACTTCCTGTACTTTATAATTACATAAAAGAACATAAGATCAAAGTGACTTTGTTTTTATCCAATGAAAGACCATCCGATATCAATGGTTCCTTTTTTGTCAGACAAAATTTGGATTATATCAAACGGATGGCAAAAACTGGTGCTGTCGAATTTGGGAATCATACTTGGTCCCATTTTAACTACCAACGTTCTGTGACTGAAACTTCCTTAAAAAAAAGAATGGTACTCGAATACTTATCTAAGTCAGTACTCGACCTCCCTCGTATGGCAGAAGAACTCAAACGAGTGGAAGATACCTTTTATTCTCTCACCAAACAAGAGTTAAAAAAATATTACCGTTTGCCTTATGGAGCTCTTAGCCAATTGATTTTAGATGCCCATGCAAGCCTTGGTTATACGGATCACATTATGTGGTCAAATAATGCCAAAGGCTCTCTTGATTTACCAGATTATATCAGCAAACAATTCCTTTATAAAAAAACGTCAAAAGGCAAAAAGGAAGTCGTAAAAAACCCACATTACAAAACAGGGGAGGAAACTCTTACGTTTTTAGACAATTGGGAAAAAGCGGATCCAAATGGAATGAACGGTGCGATTATCCTCATGCACCTTGGTGGTCCTCGAAAATTTGATAAATTGATTTATATCCTTCCTACTTTCATTGAAAGAATGAAAGAAAAGGGTTACAAATTTGTAACCCTTTCTGAAGTTCTAAACGATAAAAAAGATTAA
- the rpoD gene encoding RNA polymerase sigma factor RpoD, whose product MENLASLPEVQKIISIGKANREVSYDEINEILPDKILNSEKIDDVFTLLHEMGIEIVEEYSKKSLEESSSLTTTKEETTKETKEKPARKKRESSVSSSSEDPIRLYLKEIGKVSLISGETEVFLAKRIEKGEKIIEETILSSSILRQNFAKLIPKIKSKKIKVYDLVKVDKMYALNQEQADKLEKVFFENMELIQQDEKVLNESTNRIRKYSENSKKFKELKEKIDMSTGKIDEAIRKIGVSQKEIQKISQKIKSMVFRVKEIEKHFLKIKAKYGHDVREIKALNRFIEKNENLDEIEKMMGCDIDEVREVIKDIRNNERKLRRMEQEAGSPVGEIKDWGEKIIKGEREIAQAKRELVRANLRLVVSIAKRYANRGMHFFDLIQEGNIGLIRAVDKFEYKKGYKFSTYATWWIRQAITRAISDQARTIRVPVHMIEQVNKVIRETRLFVQEFGRDPSNDEIAERLGWPVQKVKAVKNVAREPISLEIPVGSEEDSELGDFIEDKEVISPLNSAASSILSEQIRQVLQTLPAREQKVIRMRFGLDDGYAQTLEEVGYQFKVTRERIRQIEAKALRRLRHPSRSKKLKDYID is encoded by the coding sequence ATGGAAAATCTAGCAAGCCTACCAGAAGTACAAAAGATTATCTCTATCGGAAAAGCAAACCGAGAGGTATCGTATGATGAGATCAATGAAATACTACCGGATAAAATTCTAAATTCCGAAAAGATTGACGATGTCTTCACCTTGTTACACGAGATGGGGATTGAAATTGTAGAGGAGTATTCCAAAAAATCTTTGGAAGAATCCAGTTCTCTTACGACGACTAAAGAAGAAACTACCAAAGAAACAAAAGAAAAACCGGCACGTAAAAAAAGAGAGTCCAGTGTTTCTTCGAGTTCTGAGGATCCGATTCGGCTTTATCTAAAAGAAATTGGTAAAGTTTCTCTGATCTCTGGGGAAACAGAAGTTTTCCTTGCGAAACGAATCGAGAAGGGTGAAAAAATCATTGAAGAAACGATCCTTAGTTCTTCGATCCTCCGACAAAACTTCGCAAAACTCATTCCAAAGATTAAGTCCAAAAAAATCAAAGTGTATGACTTGGTAAAAGTGGACAAAATGTACGCACTCAACCAAGAGCAAGCGGACAAATTAGAAAAAGTATTTTTTGAAAATATGGAACTCATCCAACAGGATGAAAAAGTTCTCAACGAATCCACAAACCGTATTCGTAAGTATTCTGAAAATTCTAAGAAGTTCAAAGAACTCAAAGAAAAAATCGATATGTCTACGGGCAAAATTGATGAGGCCATTCGCAAAATTGGAGTTTCTCAAAAAGAAATCCAAAAGATCTCTCAAAAGATTAAGTCGATGGTTTTCCGTGTTAAGGAAATCGAAAAACATTTCTTAAAAATCAAAGCCAAATACGGTCATGATGTTCGTGAAATCAAAGCTCTCAACCGTTTCATCGAAAAAAATGAAAACCTAGATGAAATCGAAAAGATGATGGGTTGTGACATTGATGAAGTGAGAGAAGTCATCAAAGACATTCGTAACAACGAACGTAAACTTCGTCGAATGGAACAGGAAGCTGGTTCTCCCGTTGGGGAAATCAAAGACTGGGGTGAAAAAATCATCAAAGGGGAAAGGGAAATTGCACAAGCAAAACGAGAACTTGTGCGAGCAAACCTTCGTTTGGTGGTATCCATTGCAAAACGTTACGCAAACCGTGGGATGCATTTTTTTGACCTCATCCAAGAAGGAAACATTGGTCTCATTCGTGCAGTAGATAAGTTTGAATACAAAAAGGGGTATAAGTTTTCCACTTATGCCACTTGGTGGATCAGGCAAGCCATCACACGTGCCATTTCTGACCAAGCGCGTACCATCCGTGTACCTGTACACATGATTGAACAGGTAAACAAAGTGATCCGTGAAACTCGCCTCTTTGTCCAAGAGTTTGGGCGTGATCCGTCCAATGATGAAATTGCAGAACGATTAGGATGGCCTGTACAAAAAGTAAAGGCAGTGAAAAACGTAGCACGGGAACCAATTTCACTCGAGATACCAGTGGGTTCCGAAGAGGATTCAGAACTTGGTGATTTTATCGAAGACAAAGAAGTGATTTCACCTCTGAACTCAGCGGCATCTTCTATCCTTTCCGAACAAATCAGACAGGTGTTACAAACACTTCCTGCTCGTGAACAAAAAGTCATTCGTATGCGTTTTGGTTTGGATGATGGGTATGCACAAACACTTGAAGAAGTGGGTTACCAATTTAAAGTCACTCGTGAAAGGATTCGTCAGATTGAAGCAAAAGCGTTACGTCGTCTCCGCCACCCAAGTCGATCCAAAAAGCTCAAAGACTATATCGATTAA
- a CDS encoding efflux RND transporter permease subunit: MGSSIVQYFLSKSLFVNLLTFLIILVGGFTAATMNREAFPNINFDIVSVTTLYPGAAPADVEKLVTKPLEDAIKEVDGIKEFRSASLENRSGIIITIDPNTKNTQKVVDDLKSAIDRIQDLPTEVEDPIVTEITTARQPVIEIHLSSTLKDGKPILSAKELRDQAKILEEKLKDLPSVARITKRGWREREMKVDLDPDKLRAFSLSSTQVISALRQRNINFPGGNINEKTREIIVRTVGEFDTAEEIENVFIRTNDAGRSVRILDVARVTEGFEDSEYLDKSNGNIAIALTVIKREKADAITVVDDSKKVVESFINSSNGAIKHAFVNDLSKYIRRRLGVLTSNAVSGLFLVTASLFVFLGWRMALMTALGIPISIAMTFVAMNYMGLTLNLISMMGLIIVVGILVDDAIIICENVYRHLEMGEEPFEAAMRGTSEVLAPVTATVTTTIAAFGPMLFMTGIFGKFIHSIPLVVILSLCSSLFEAFFMLPSHLYDVSKASDMKGEVKEESHWFIKFKENTYLPLLRFALSNRWKMVGLLLGLFVFSLAIQTKFGKFKLFPGAIETFQVRVTAETGLKLEETDRFIRAIEHSIAKLPEGEVENFISRVGIIQKDPNDPFTKRGKNYAQVMVYLTPDDNRDRSTEKIIEVVRENTKYLLNEKALALLEEKLAKENVDKKQEDKVQIDAIPSEFLPLKGKLVNLEFEKLAGGPPVGKPVAIEIKGDDFATLLKIGAEYKAALAKIKGVTDIGDDFNEGKDEIRVSVDESLASFAGVSVQSVSLAINTALQGTVSTKIKRADEEVDVRVRFPEEYRSSLTHLNKVYVNNLTGNLIPVSRLTSYDRNPGRASINHLDGKRLLTVTSNIDETVSTSRQVNLEAKQLTEGIIAKYPGYSVRFSGENKDTEESMASLGRAFLVGLLIIYMILASLFRSLAQPLIVMSAIPFAVIGVIFAFLLHGQPFSFLAFLGIIGLAGVVVNDSIVLVDCANQLRIEDPSKSTFELLVEAGSIRLRAVMLTTVTTVLGLLPTAYGIGGKDPFLVPMALAFGWGLAFATFITLIMVPVFYLNLYTFKDSVVNRYQNRKKRFV; encoded by the coding sequence ATGGGTTCATCCATAGTACAGTATTTTCTTTCCAAAAGTTTATTCGTAAACCTATTAACTTTTTTAATCATATTAGTTGGTGGATTCACTGCTGCTACGATGAACAGAGAAGCATTTCCCAATATCAATTTCGATATTGTGAGTGTAACCACTCTTTATCCTGGTGCAGCTCCTGCTGATGTGGAAAAACTTGTCACCAAACCATTAGAAGATGCGATTAAAGAAGTAGATGGAATCAAAGAATTTCGTTCTGCTTCGTTAGAAAATCGTTCTGGGATCATCATTACAATTGATCCGAATACAAAAAACACTCAGAAAGTGGTAGATGATTTAAAATCAGCAATTGATAGGATCCAAGATTTACCAACCGAAGTAGAAGATCCCATTGTCACAGAGATTACAACAGCAAGACAACCTGTGATTGAAATCCATCTCTCATCGACACTAAAAGACGGAAAACCAATCCTGAGTGCAAAAGAACTCAGAGACCAAGCAAAAATTTTAGAAGAAAAACTAAAAGACCTACCTTCTGTTGCAAGGATCACCAAACGAGGTTGGCGTGAACGAGAGATGAAAGTGGACTTAGATCCTGATAAATTGAGAGCATTCTCTCTCTCTTCCACACAAGTCATCAGTGCCCTTCGCCAAAGAAACATTAACTTTCCAGGCGGAAACATTAACGAAAAAACAAGAGAAATCATTGTACGAACTGTTGGTGAGTTTGATACTGCTGAGGAAATCGAAAACGTCTTTATCAGAACCAATGATGCTGGTAGATCCGTTCGGATTCTAGACGTAGCGCGAGTCACAGAAGGGTTTGAAGATTCAGAGTATCTAGATAAATCAAATGGTAACATTGCCATTGCACTTACTGTCATCAAACGTGAAAAAGCAGATGCCATAACTGTTGTAGATGATTCTAAAAAAGTAGTCGAATCGTTTATTAACTCGTCAAATGGAGCCATCAAACACGCGTTTGTAAACGACTTATCAAAATACATCAGAAGGAGACTTGGAGTATTAACTTCAAATGCTGTATCTGGTTTATTTTTGGTAACAGCATCCTTATTTGTATTCCTTGGATGGAGAATGGCACTGATGACAGCACTTGGAATTCCCATCTCCATTGCTATGACCTTTGTTGCCATGAATTATATGGGACTTACTTTAAATCTCATTTCGATGATGGGACTCATCATTGTAGTGGGAATTTTGGTCGATGATGCCATTATCATTTGTGAAAACGTATACCGCCATTTAGAAATGGGAGAAGAACCATTTGAAGCGGCCATGCGTGGGACCAGTGAAGTATTGGCGCCAGTAACTGCTACGGTAACAACAACCATCGCAGCTTTTGGACCGATGTTATTTATGACAGGGATCTTCGGAAAATTCATCCATTCCATCCCCCTTGTGGTCATCCTTTCTTTGTGTAGTTCGTTGTTTGAAGCTTTTTTTATGTTACCGTCTCACTTATATGACGTGAGTAAGGCAAGTGATATGAAAGGTGAAGTAAAAGAAGAATCACACTGGTTCATCAAATTTAAAGAAAACACCTACCTTCCCCTCTTACGTTTTGCTTTGAGTAATCGTTGGAAAATGGTAGGTTTATTACTTGGATTATTTGTTTTTTCATTAGCGATCCAAACCAAATTCGGGAAATTCAAACTTTTCCCAGGTGCCATTGAAACATTCCAAGTGAGAGTCACAGCGGAAACAGGGTTAAAACTTGAAGAAACCGATCGTTTCATTCGAGCGATTGAACATAGTATCGCCAAACTTCCGGAAGGTGAAGTTGAAAACTTTATATCCAGAGTGGGAATCATCCAAAAAGACCCGAATGACCCATTTACAAAACGTGGAAAAAACTATGCTCAAGTTATGGTGTATCTAACACCAGATGACAACAGGGATCGTTCAACAGAAAAAATCATCGAAGTTGTTAGAGAAAACACAAAGTATCTATTAAATGAAAAGGCTCTTGCTTTACTCGAAGAAAAATTAGCAAAAGAAAATGTAGACAAAAAACAAGAGGATAAAGTTCAAATTGATGCCATTCCGAGTGAATTTTTACCCTTAAAAGGCAAACTGGTTAACTTGGAATTTGAAAAATTAGCAGGTGGACCACCCGTTGGAAAACCAGTAGCAATTGAAATCAAAGGAGACGACTTTGCCACCTTACTTAAAATTGGTGCCGAATACAAAGCCGCTTTAGCAAAAATCAAAGGTGTTACTGATATCGGAGATGACTTTAACGAAGGAAAAGACGAAATTCGTGTCTCCGTTGACGAATCACTAGCATCGTTTGCAGGTGTGAGTGTTCAGTCAGTTTCCCTTGCGATCAACACTGCTTTACAAGGGACTGTTTCCACCAAAATCAAACGTGCGGATGAAGAAGTGGATGTACGTGTTCGATTCCCTGAGGAATACAGGTCATCTCTTACACATTTGAATAAAGTATATGTAAATAACCTTACAGGAAACCTAATTCCCGTTTCACGATTGACAAGTTATGATCGGAATCCAGGCCGTGCATCAATCAACCATTTGGATGGAAAAAGACTTTTAACCGTTACTTCGAATATTGATGAAACGGTTTCCACATCGAGACAAGTGAATTTGGAAGCAAAACAACTCACAGAAGGAATTATAGCCAAATATCCCGGTTATTCGGTCCGTTTTTCTGGGGAAAATAAAGACACAGAAGAATCAATGGCATCCCTTGGGCGAGCTTTCCTTGTGGGACTACTCATCATTTATATGATCCTTGCCTCCCTCTTCCGGTCCTTAGCCCAACCTCTCATTGTGATGAGTGCCATTCCATTTGCTGTCATTGGTGTGATTTTTGCCTTTTTACTTCATGGGCAACCATTTTCCTTTTTGGCCTTCCTTGGGATCATTGGACTTGCGGGGGTGGTCGTAAATGACTCCATTGTACTTGTGGATTGTGCAAACCAATTACGCATTGAAGACCCATCCAAATCCACCTTTGAATTGTTAGTGGAAGCAGGAAGTATCCGCTTACGTGCAGTGATGTTAACAACCGTTACTACTGTCCTTGGTCTTTTACCAACCGCGTATGGAATTGGAGGAAAGGACCCTTTTCTTGTTCCTATGGCTCTTGCATTTGGTTGGGGACTTGCTTTTGCCACGTTTATTACTTTGATTATGGTTCCTGTCTTTTACTTAAACTTATATACGTTTAAAGACAGTGTCGTGAATCGGTATCAAAATCGAAAAAAGAGATTTGTCTAA